A single window of Populus nigra chromosome 17, ddPopNigr1.1, whole genome shotgun sequence DNA harbors:
- the LOC133676640 gene encoding NDR1/HIN1-like protein 10 codes for MADKQGLNGAYYGPKIPPTQRYHRPGRGSDCGCCCLVTLLLKVIITVLTLIGLFVLIVWLIFRPINKVKFHVTDVALTEFNYTNNTMLRYNLAFNVSIRNPNKKIGIYYNRVEAKAFYEGQRFGYSSLTPFYQGHKNTTVLNVVFTGTQPVTLQGEDLTQFNNEKASGLYSITLELSLRVKFKLGKVKTARFKPKVECDDLKIRLNGPSVAGSSNKCEIKF; via the coding sequence ATGGCAGATAAACAAGGCCTGAATGGCGCCTATTATGGTCCAAAAATCCCACCTACACAACGGTACCACCGCCCTGGCCGTGGTTCTGACTGTGGCTGCTGCTGTCTCGTGACCCTCCTCCTCAAAGTGATCATCACCGTGCTCACGCTTATTGGCCTCTTCGTTCTTATTGTCTGGCTCATATTCCGTCCCATTAACAAGGTCAAGTTTCATGTCACGGACGTTGCTTTAACCGAGTTCAACTACACCAACAACACCATGCTCCGCTACAACCTTGCTTTTAACGTCAGCATCCGCAACCCCAAcaagaagattggaatttacTATAACAGGGTAGAGGCCAAAGCCTTTTATGAGGGCCAGAGGTTTGGTTATAGTTCCTTGACTCCGTTCTATCAAGGACACAAGAACACTACTGTCTTGAATGTGGTTTTTACTGGTACACAACCTGTTACCCTTCAAGGTGAAGATTTGACGCAATTTAACAACGAAAAAGCAAGTGGGCTTTATAGTATTACCTTGGAGTTGTCTTTGAGGGTTAAGTTCAAGCTTGGTAAGGTCAAGACTGCAAGATTCAAGCCCAAGGTTGAGTGTGATGACTTGAAGATTCGTTTGAACGGGCCTTCTGTTGCTGGGAGTAGCAACAAGTGCGAGATCAAGTTCTGA